The DNA window aattaaagaaaagaacaaTTTTAAAGTAAGGAATACGATATGAGAAACTAGTTAAAGGTTATTCCCCACCCTCAACAATCATTCATAATTCCTATTAAAGAATGTAATTAAGAATTCATGTTTTGGGTTTTGAAATAACccttaactaaaagaaaactactcagaactagacattaataaaaatcataatatttaatttgtagtTTTTGGATCCCCCTCCAAATGACTCTAAATGCATGAATAATCTTTAAAATTACCtaacaaattaaaatcacactaatcaataatttaaagaatgaatttaagaatattaatacgcaaattaatcatatttataaGACAAATATGGACTCATCAAATTCCTCCATACTTGACTcttgctcgtcctcgagtaagttAATGAATGATACTTAAACAAATCGgtctttatgaaaaataattttagtttcaAAAATTGTACATCCACTTATAATGCCAAGAAAATCCAAACTCTTCAATCATTAGAATTTCAACTCAAGATTACTTTCAAAGCcaaattttttttgtgtgtgtgtgttcaaTCAAATCATCATACTAATAACATTCAAATTAATTCATGCATGTCAACAATCAATGTTTGTCTCAAAATAAATGTGTATTTCAACGAAAATCCACTCCATAAGCTTAATTATCAAACCATTCTCCACTAATGTAATCACACATAATTTAAAGATCAATAGGACTTTAGAGGGTTATAATGTAAGGCTAGGGTGAAAGGTAGATAAAGTAGGTTAATTTGGGCTCAAATCACACCATAGCATACACATACAACATTCTCTCAAATAATTCCTATTTGTATTCCCCAATCAGTCTCTCAACAATTCAATATTGTATCTTTTTTTCCATAAAACTTACTATTCCCCCACACTTAAATTGTTGCAagtattcatttatttttattaattttttttttttgaaatacttaCAACTTGCAAACATTCATTCTAagggaataataataatttttttttctcatcatcACATATACATAACCATGAATATTTTCTCATCAACAAGACTCTCACATCTTTacataaaatatcaatatactatggTGTGAAAAAGGATGAATAAGGATTTTTTAGGCTCAAAGAATATTGCATagggttaaaaagaaaaaataaagatgTCAACATTTAGGCTCAAATTGGGTAAAACTAGGGATTTAACAAATAGGGTAGGCTTGAAAagctcaatcgatccaaaaaaaTTGCATATATCATATCTCAAAATCatgtataatttattaatttcccCTCAAATGATTATCAAACAAGTTCTAGAGTGGTTGAGACTTCAAATTGAAAATCAAACATGCATTCATCTTTCCAAacaattgttggaatttattttaccaggatcttagatctactcacaagtatgttgtttaacaccctaaatatgaactttctaaaacgataaaataaacacatataaagttaagaaaaccttacattgatgcaggggaattaatgtctccttccactcagatctctaacccttgtatcctttctgtcgcagagtattattaagatctgagcccgaatgtccttctctttgagtgtgatccttcacagtcttccaatctatgattgagttaccaatggctgtgtgtgggcacttactctatcactaaggttcgaaatttatgatgaggaaaagagagagagaggttcagccaaggaatagaaaagggaaggctcagtttttctgaagagagaattttctgacagaaaagcttattcaaagttatgattttgactgagcaatcactttctatttataggcaactactaggtttaggttaggaattatttggcattaaaataatgaaaatatcaatttgaaaatccacataaagtggccggccatggtgtgtgttatgggccccacttggttttgcagttttcacaaattttatttctattttctcaaaaacgccaattttccaattctaaccatttaaatgccagaactaattatttaataactaaaatagattattaaataatatttttatttaatttaattattaattagacatataaagtctattaataaataaataaacctagaatctcttttctttacaatttcgaccCTGCTTAGtgcaaattcacaaattagacatagtctaacttttagaagtataattgattaatcacgaatcaattattgagtcttataagcagtatgttctcaactagaatggggaccatggatctatatgttgggcttccaataagtgaaccgaatttacttagtaaattcctacttattaattcttcgttgaatccactcttagaacttagaattgcactctcagacttatatagagcatattatatgttccacgatatagatatgctatctcatttaaccattgttataatcttattgtgatcaaagatcctctatatagatgatttacatcgagatgagataattttaccgttctcacccctcaatgtattttgccccttaaaacacttagctacctgtaaatggtgtttagtgatctaagaattagtcacttaaacaagagctcatccatttacttctatttgctaagctcgaagggaatcatcacttgacttctatacaccagtagaagctatagattccatatttatgttcagcactcccactcaatcatactatcatgttcccaaaatatacgtatcaccctgacccaaaagtaggcttaactaataaatcaaagaacatgaatagtactcgtGAGGttagcctaagcatatcaggatttagattcttttaatctgaagatcaactactgatattgacttggaaagatataacggtaagtttgtaatatcttaactaagttgcaatatcggtccactccaatgtatactccatacattcgaaactagtatactttactaatgttctggaaagaacataacccttactccaagtgtaagtacacatcatcgctgattatcacattagtgtaaatccaaaacactgatgaaacagggacttagccTTTTGATcgatatgatcacaatcacattccactgtgttgacgatactgtaattgtgaataaacatatgatctggatttaactgattttgtgtataaatgtaataaacatattaaaccatcaccatgtaaaattcatgcaaacataaatcacttcaaatttcttatattgattactgatcagattgtaaagagttttatttagggcataaaacccaacaacaataGCAAATATGAGAATTCAACTGATGtgcaaaagttttttttttttaaaaaaataaagtttgaccAGTAATTAATCATGAGTTAAGCACACAAATTATGAGAATCTTTGATTTTCCTAGAATTATAACTAGAATTTCATCatcaacaaaattattttcCCTAAGACCATGCATAAGTCATCTCAAATATCAAACACGAGCAATCATTGTCAACAGAATTTCATTCACTCCACACTTACTAAAATTAAAGCAAGAATataatataaactaaaaaacgataataataaacaaataaataactaaacaactaaaaaaaatggATAGACACGAGAGTTAATCTCCCCCCACACTTAATATAAGCATTGTCCTCAAGGctcattcaaataaaatcaatgcaaaataaaaagaaaagggtAAGAAAAACTCCCGTAAGGTTTCTTTGTTTAACGTCGTTAGCTCGACTGCATGTTGTGCTCATGTGGTCTTCACGTTGGGTCTTCTAACAAAGACACATTCTTTATGTATTTTTGAATGGAATCTAACACCTTGAATTTAAGTGTTTCACCATCAAATTCCATTCTAAGTGTCCATGCTTTCGTATCCAACTTCTTACTTGCAGTGAGTAAGAAGGGTCTCCCAAATAAAGTTGATGTAAGATTGGGATCACCCTCATCTTCCATCTCAATTATGTAAGAATCACCTGGAATGACAAGTCCATAAGCCTACACAAAAATATCTTTAACTATCCCTAAGGGATAAACATTAGTTTGATCAGTCGATTGAATAAAAACCTGAATTTTTCTTGATGGACCAAGATTTAAATAagcaaatattaataatttctccTAAATCTATCATGCAAGGATCAAACCTGGTTTTActaattgtgcatggaattgtACTTGTCTCAGGAAACAACTTTCTTTGGAGAACTACATTAACCTTCTCCCCCACACTTACTTTCTCACCACCATTCAACTTTATCTCATTTTGACATAACTCTTCAAGAGTGTTAGCAAAATGAGGCTCTTCTTTGATTTCCTCAAGCCATGGAATTTTTACCTCAACTTTCGGAAGAGTTTCAGGAATCTCCTTGATGGGCTCctctttctttaattttttcaatctaCTTGGAAAAGGTGGAGGAGATACATAAGTTGGTACAATTTGTTTGTATGACTTTTTCAGTGATGGTGGACCAACTAAAATAGGATATTCACCCTTTGGTGGAGATGACTCTTCAAGGGATGAATTTTTGACTTCATGACTTGGAATCAAATCATTAACTTCTTGGTGTGGTAGTGATTCAAGTTGTGTACCACTTTGAATTGGTATGGCCTTGACATTCTCCATTGGGCTACTTTCTACTTGTGAAGGCATAGAGTTTGAACATTGAATTTTATACTCACTCATAGATGTTTCCATTGGCTCCGCAAGACTCTCTAACTTTTGCAGAGATTGTTGAAGGCTCTGGATAATTTCATGACAACTTTGCTGAAACTGCAAGGTATCAGCTGCGAACATTTCAATCACCTCAGCAGTAGTTGGCTCTTCACTATATGGTGCAACATGAGTATGATAGTAAGAAATTGGTTGAACATATTGATTAATCCCATTGTAGGAAGTGCTAGAATAATCTCTCCATTGTTGATTGTATGTATAAGTGTCATAGTAGGGATTATATCGATACTCTTGTGGTGAGGTATAATAAGGATCATAGGATTGTTGATTGTACATTGCCATGTTTCTAAAGGAAGATCTGAAAATTAAAACCACAACTAGAAGCACaagttagtaaaaaaaattaaaaagaaaaaaaagaaaaaaaaatttctaataatttttctttaaatatctatcttttattttgattttttttttaaaaaaaaatctaataatttataaaaaaaattaaaaatactaaaaaactaaatatgaatagcaaaataaaacaatagtccccggcaacggcgccaaaaatttGATACGTGTCGTAAGCCAcaacaaatttactatttttttttattccaatacttccaattattttagtataatcgtaagtaagggtcgatcccacgaggactatgtttattcaattattCACAAATTAGTAACAAGAATTAGGAAAAGGGGGGTTTTGaagattagaataaaaatttcaataataaaaattaaagaaaagaacaaaTTTAAAGTAAAGAATACGATATAAGAAACTAGTTAAAGGTTATTCGCTGCTCTCAATAATCATTCCTAATTCCTATTAAAGAATTTAATTAAGAATTCATGTTTTGGGTTTTGAAAAACActtaactaaaagaaaactactcagaactacacattaataaaaatcataatatttaatttgtagtTTTTGGAACCCCCTCCAAATGACTCTAAATGCATGAATAATctttaaaataacctaacaaattaaaatcacactaatcaataatttaaagaatcaatttaagaatattaatacgcaaattaatcttatttataAGACAAATATGGACTCATcaactacacttgatctgaagattaagaaaatagattaattggaatgcacaacttgttttatgttagtaaaaatgggagtttgttgggattttatgccctaaataaaactcattacaatctaatctgatttgttatcaataagagattagaagtgatttatgttaacatgtagttttcatgtttatggtttaatatatgtacaaaatctgttaagtccagaacatatggtcattcacaattacatgatgtcaacacagtgcaATGTGATTGTGATTCTATGATtcgaaagactaagtccctatttcataagtgctttggatttacactgatgtgataataagggatgaagtatacttacactttgcataagttgtaataaccaaaaatatttttgttattactaCGTTATCTATTTTCTCGTAGTGGAAGTAGTGGTTGCATAAaatcttattttatttgatttgtaaaaaaaaaaaggtatttttAAAGAATAGTACAAGTTTGTGTTAGTTTTTAAAATAGCatgttttaattattaatagttatttatttttattagagcCCATAATGGAGACTTAAGCTCAAGTATTTATCCAAAGCCTTGCACCATGTAGTTGACCAGGATATagattataaatagaaatttttatttaatttagtgGATTGACATTGTGGGAATCATTTGGTTATAGTTAGACTTTAGAGTCCTTGGGCGTGTGATAGTGCATGGcactataattaatatatatatataatggtgGAACTAAATTAGTCATTGATAAACTTCAATATGTGGCAATATTGTTTGAGTAATGCATGGGATATGGTGGACTTATTCCAAGTAAGCTAGATGTAGGTGTTAAgcattcaaaattcaaatttaaaaaccTAGTCTAAGGAGAATATACGTGGAAACCTTGGTATTTATAGAGTAAATAGCtaacaataaatacatatatttatataaatgcttatattaattatgttttGGCAATGCATGGAGATAAACACTCCTTTATCCTAGTCTTGACCGATTATAAGGTGGGAGGTTAGAGCTTTATGTGGTTTagttaattattttcaaatcattACTTAAGGGTCACCACATGGGTTAGTAAGGTGTGATATAGTTAAGTTCTAGGCTTATAAATAGATCTATTTTTCCCTTATTCCTCATCCAAAGAAGTTAAACCTCTCAAACATTCTCCCTCTCGTTATTGCCAAACTCTACTCCAAAGTCTTGTTCTTCCATTTTATTGTTCTCATTTGTTTCATCTATAGCCAAAACCTTACCCCACAAATATTATATCATTATACACTACCTCAAACTATAACCATACACAACCATAATTATctcataatatataaatatatatatccttCATCCtcccataaatatatatacatctcCTACATCATATCGTCATCACCACTACCActatttgttatattatttataataatataatatatagattaaatatgtgtaataaactaataatatgtaacatatgactatattagttgtcatctttttgtaacatttggggagttgttactatgagtaacctccaccattatcaccaacattaagagtgtaaaagatgttacacatctttatttgaaattcttaatgctataggagttatggtgtgtgtaagagttacatttgagtccataacatctataggggttatgagtttgaatttcaaatggtgatatcctaaacactatataaaggaggtcTATGGTGCTCATTTGGGAGTAAGAGAtgtcaagttttctatcaagaaagcacattgctagaaaactctaaaaggcttgataattcccaaagctatttcctagagagttcccttagtgcttagagatagggggaaataagcttttggacaaaggtgtaataccttgttcaagtcatggtgatccccactaatctacactcaaggttgtgagtgagtgtttatatatatatatatattattctcttgttatatatatatacatatattatattacatgtgttgtaatcttctcttctacctttcatatatatatatatataatataaagtggatatatatgtattgtaacatatatttaataaatctcttattttagtccttgtattattttacaatagagttgtaataaatcttgattttcttcaattgttataaaatctctaacaatcaaaagcttatcccttttcaatggaagatgagataaatcaagattgtgataatacaaggataagagattttatgtgaaaaccattcatgggtgagcatggtggtgtatattatgtgatttactattttatatgatagtaatatatatgatatttatatatgagttatatatatgtgatcatgtgtttatatcatattatatatatgatatttgaaatttatatcatgttattttatgtatatatgtgagatatataatatataacatgtatatatatgagtaatatatattatatatatgtagagcatgtgatataatatatattagtgagattaaatatgtagaaataattatttctatgtatttatatgagacatgcatatataatacatatattatatataatatatatatcatgaatGTGTATTaaagtgtatatatgttatatatgtgtgaggtatgtaacatatatagttgtgtaattaatatatattatgtgtatatgatatatatgtatattatagtatatatgttatatatatataagatatgtaacatatatattgtgaatttaatattgatattatgtgtatgttacatatgagatattgattagtaacatacatattatattaacatATGAGTTACATAGcatgataataatgttgataggaataaaatagtgtttattattattgtgagaattattatcatctattttgtgaataaagaatattttaaattctttttcaatttggtagtgaacatctcactttatgagataataaaagatgtcttttgagaagttacatcttttattgggtTATAAGAGAGAATCATCTCATATTTGAGATAAGAAAAAGTGGAatatgagagttacacttttattggacttgcattgtcataagcaagaacaaatggattaaaagtgaacccaaacttgtgaaatgagccataaattggaagagcaattttgaactcaaaagtaaatgaatcaatgtggattcaa is part of the Cannabis sativa cultivar Pink pepper isolate KNU-18-1 chromosome 5, ASM2916894v1, whole genome shotgun sequence genome and encodes:
- the LOC133038401 gene encoding uncharacterized protein LOC133038401, encoding MAMYNQQSYDPYYTSPQEYRYNPYYDTYTYNQQWRDYSSTSYNGINQYVQPISYYHTHVAPYSEEPTTAEVIEMFAADTLQFQQSCHEIIQSLQQSLQKLESLAEPMETSMSEYKIQCSNSMPSQVESSPMENVKAIPIQSGTQLESLPHQEVNDLIPSHEVKNSSLEESSPPKGEYPILVGPPSLKKSYKQIVPTYVSPPPFPSRLKKLKKEEPIKEIPETLPKVEVKIPWLEEIKEEPHFANTLEELCQNEIKLNGGEKVSVGEKVNVVLQRKLFPETSDSYIIEMEDEGDPNLTSTLFGRPFLLTASKKLDTKAWTLRMEFDGETLKFKVLDSIQKYIKNVSLLEDPT